In one window of Pseudophryne corroboree isolate aPseCor3 unplaced genomic scaffold, aPseCor3.hap2 scaffold_1416, whole genome shotgun sequence DNA:
- the LOC134995860 gene encoding oocyte zinc finger protein XlCOF7.1-like: MLSLDCEITDNDSRQDSPGDNLIIPIIHPALSTDPPDPGKSSPDHSDIGASITALRLDTEFPCSTDAKCFTQNTNRITHQPAKAGERLFPCSECGKCFTYKSDLVTHQRRHTGEKPFPCSECGKFFTSKSNLVAHQRRHTGEKPYSCSECGKCFAQKSDLFKHQRSHTGEKPYSCSECGKCFASKSYLVTHQRSHTGEKPYSCSECMKCFPQKSDLITHQRSHTGEKPFPCSECGKFFASKSNLVTHQRSHTGEKPYSCSECGKCFTSKSDLFKHQRRHTGEKPYSCSECMKCFTQKSGLVTHQRSHTGEKPYSCSECMKCFPQKSGLVTHQRSHTGEEPFPYSECGKFFTNKSNLVTQQRRHTGEKPYSCSECGKCFAQKSDLFKHQRSHTGEKPYSCSECGKCFASKSNLVTHQRSHTGEKPYSCSECGKCFASKSNLAAHQKSHTDEKPYSCSECGKCFVSKPNLVTHQRSHTGEQPYSCSVCGKCFAHKSSFVSHQRSHTGEKPYSCSVCGKCFPQKSALVTHQRSHTGEKPYSCSECGKFFATKSNLVTHQRSHTGEKPYSCSKCGKCFRQKSHLVTHQRSHTGEKPFSCCERNIYVEHIRHYPSTEPFKSSGV; this comes from the coding sequence atgttatccctggattgtgaaataacagataacgacagtagacaggattctccaggagataacctcattatcccaattatacatccagctctatcaactgatccccctgatcctgggaaatcttctcctgatcactctgatattggtgcatctattacagctctgagattagatacagagtttccctgttctacagatgccaaatgttttacacagaacacaaaccgtattactcatcagccagctaaggcaggtgagaggctatttccatgttctgagtgtgggaaatgttttacatataaatcagatcttgttacacatcagagacgtcacactggtgagaagccatttccatgttctgagtgtgggaaattttttacaagtaaatcaaatcttgttgcacatcagagacgtcacacaggtgagaagccgtattcctgttctgagtgtgggaaatgttttgcacagaaatctgatctttttaaacatcagagaagtcacacaggtgagaagccgtattcctgttctgagtgtgggaaatgttttgcatcgaaatcatatcttgttacacatcagagaagtcacacaggtgagaagccgtattcctgttctgagtgtatgaaatgttttccacagaaatcagatcttattacacatcagagaagtcacactggtgagaagccatttccatgttctgagtgtgggaaattttttgcatcgaaatcaaatcttgttacacatcagagaagtcacacaggtgagaagccgtattcctgttctgagtgcgggaaatgttttacatcgaAATCGGATctttttaaacatcagagaaggcacacaggtgagaagccgtattcctgttctgagtgtatgaaatgttttacacagaaatcaggtcttgttacacatcagagaagtcacacaggtgagaagccgtattcctgttctgagtgtatgaaatgttttccacagaaatcaggtcttgttacacatcagagaagtcacactggtgaggagccatttccatattctgagtgtgggaaattttttacaaataaatcaaatcttgttacacaacagagacgtcacacaggtgagaagccgtattcctgttctgagtgtgggaaatgttttgcacagaaatctgatctttttaaacatcagagaagtcacacaggtgagaagccgtattcctgttctgagtgtgggaaatgttttgcatcgaaatcaaatcttgttacacatcagagaagtcacacaggtgagaagccgtattcctgttctgagtgtgggaaatgttttgcatcaaaATCAAATCTTGctgcacatcagaaaagtcacacagatgagaagccgtattcctgttctgagtgtgggaaatgttttgtatcgaaaccaaatcttgttacacatcagagaagtcacacaggtgagcagccatattcctgttctgtgtgtgggaaatgttttgcacacaaatcatcttttgttagtcatcagagaagtcacacaggtgagaagccgtattcctgttctgtgtgtgggaaatgttttccacagaaatcggctcttgttacacatcagagaagtcacacaggtgagaagccgtattcctgttctgagtgtgggaaattttttgcaacaaaatcaaatcttgttacacatcagagaagtcacacaggtgagaagccgtattcctgttctaagtgtgggaaatgttttagacagaaatcacatcttgttacacatcagagaagtcacacaggtgagaagccattttcatgctgtgagagaaatatatatgttgaacatattagacattacccaagcacggaaccatttaaatcttctggagtataa